In Syntrophomonadaceae bacterium, one genomic interval encodes:
- the purS gene encoding phosphoribosylformylglycinamidine synthase subunit PurS: MYLAKVFITLKPGVLDPQGSAVEKALQALDFSGVQEVRIGKYLEVRLAAKDKGQAEADTEEMCRRLLANPVIENYRFELVEVLS; encoded by the coding sequence TTGTATCTTGCCAAAGTTTTTATCACCTTAAAACCCGGGGTGCTGGATCCCCAAGGTTCAGCAGTCGAAAAAGCCCTCCAGGCCCTGGATTTTTCCGGGGTGCAGGAGGTCCGCATCGGGAAATACCTGGAGGTGCGCCTGGCAGCTAAAGACAAAGGGCAGGCAGAAGCGGATACCGAGGAGATGTGCCGCCGCTTGCTGGCTAACCCGGTAATTGAAAACTACCGCTTTGAGCTGGTGGAGGTACTGTCATGA
- a CDS encoding adenylosuccinate lyase, with amino-acid sequence MIERYTLPEMAAVWDLENKFRKWLDIEILACEAWAELGVIPHSAVELIRQKAVFSVERICAIEAETRHDVVAFTRCVAENLGEESRYLHYGLTSSDVVDTALSALMVEAIDLIIVEAQQLAAELKRRALEHKYTPIMGRTHGVHAEPTTFGLKLALYVAEMDRNLARLRTARKTIAVGKLSGAVGTYANLPPAVERYVCHQLGLEPALISTQILQRDRHAEYLTAIAIAGGTLDKLATEIRGLQRTEIREVEEPFYAGQKGSSAMPHKRNPVNCEQISGLARVLRANAMAALENMPLWHERDISHSSVERIIIPDSTTLIHYMLHSMTRIIAHLHVYPENMSRNMEKTLGLTSSQRVLLTLIDKGLTREEAYDLVQAQAMRAWQEQVPLQQLLAEEAKVKQYLKPEELAACFDLAPHLQWVDEIFARLDI; translated from the coding sequence ATGATTGAACGGTATACCCTGCCGGAAATGGCAGCAGTATGGGATTTGGAAAATAAGTTCCGCAAGTGGCTGGATATTGAAATTTTAGCCTGCGAAGCATGGGCGGAATTAGGGGTGATCCCACATTCTGCCGTAGAACTGATCAGACAGAAGGCTGTATTTTCGGTGGAAAGGATCTGTGCCATTGAAGCCGAGACCCGCCATGATGTGGTGGCCTTTACCCGGTGTGTTGCGGAGAATTTAGGCGAGGAGTCCCGCTATCTCCACTATGGTCTCACTTCTTCCGACGTAGTTGATACTGCCCTCTCGGCCTTAATGGTGGAAGCGATAGACCTGATCATTGTTGAAGCGCAGCAATTGGCTGCTGAACTGAAAAGAAGAGCTCTGGAGCATAAGTACACGCCAATTATGGGCCGGACCCACGGTGTCCATGCCGAGCCCACCACCTTTGGTTTAAAGCTGGCCCTTTATGTCGCCGAAATGGACCGCAACCTGGCCAGACTGAGAACAGCCCGGAAAACCATTGCGGTGGGCAAGCTGTCCGGCGCAGTGGGCACTTACGCTAATCTCCCGCCAGCGGTGGAAAGGTATGTCTGCCATCAGCTTGGATTAGAACCGGCGTTGATTTCCACCCAGATCCTGCAGCGGGACCGCCATGCGGAGTACTTAACGGCGATCGCTATTGCCGGGGGAACCCTGGACAAATTGGCAACAGAAATCCGCGGGCTGCAAAGAACCGAAATCAGGGAGGTAGAAGAGCCTTTCTATGCGGGGCAAAAAGGATCTTCGGCCATGCCCCACAAGCGAAACCCGGTGAACTGCGAGCAGATTTCGGGTTTGGCCAGGGTCTTGCGGGCAAATGCCATGGCTGCCTTGGAGAACATGCCTTTATGGCATGAGCGGGATATTTCCCACTCCTCAGTCGAACGGATCATTATCCCGGACAGCACCACCCTGATCCATTACATGCTCCACAGCATGACCAGAATTATTGCCCACCTTCATGTCTATCCCGAGAACATGTCCCGGAACATGGAAAAAACCCTTGGCCTGACAAGTTCCCAGCGTGTGCTCTTAACCTTGATTGACAAGGGGCTAACCAGGGAGGAAGCTTATGACCTGGTGCAAGCCCAAGCGATGCGTGCCTGGCAGGAGCAGGTTCCCCTGCAACAGCTTTTGGCAGAGGAGGCAAAAGTCAAGCAGTACCTTAAACCGGAAGAGTTGGCTGCCTGCTTTGACCTGGCGCCACACCTGCAATGGGTTGATGAAATTTTCGCCAGGTTAGATATCTGA
- a CDS encoding amidophosphoribosyltransferase — translation MAGGDSVLNGLEESWLWEDKPREECGVFGVFGPGMDVAQLSCFGLYALQHRGQESAGIAVSDGKEIHLHKNMGLVAEVFDEDSLKAMPGNIAIGHVRYSTTGSSSLINAQPLVFHYLRGMVALAHNGNLTNAAELKQNLAMSGSVFQSTSDSEIIINLIARYGQSTIEEAVMKCMIDLKGAYSLVIMTEDKLLAVRDPYGIRPLCLGRMGEAYVVASESCALDTIGALFLRDVSPGEIVIIDKNGLTSIKTMAAAHRALCFFEFVYLARPDSTIDGETVTKVRQEMGRQLARECQLEADMVVPVPDSGTAAAMGYAKESGIPFTEGLMKNRYIGRTFIQPSQKMRDLGVRLKLNPIRQVLKGQRVVLVDDSIVRGTTSKKIVALMRDAGVKEVHLLIASPPVRHPCYYGIDTSARAELIAAQHEPADITRFIGADSLHYLSLAGMLGSVAQDQANFCVACFSGRYPVEVPRKVLEAKFFLEKGDSCD, via the coding sequence ATGGCGGGGGGCGATTCCGTGCTTAATGGCCTAGAAGAGTCATGGCTTTGGGAGGATAAACCCCGGGAAGAATGCGGCGTTTTCGGCGTCTTTGGACCCGGAATGGATGTTGCCCAACTGTCCTGCTTCGGCCTCTATGCCTTGCAGCACCGGGGACAGGAGAGTGCAGGCATCGCCGTGTCCGATGGCAAGGAGATCCACTTACACAAAAACATGGGTCTGGTGGCTGAAGTTTTTGATGAAGACAGCCTGAAAGCCATGCCGGGGAACATTGCCATCGGTCATGTCCGCTATTCCACCACCGGATCAAGCTCCCTGATCAATGCCCAGCCCCTGGTTTTTCACTATTTGCGCGGCATGGTTGCTCTGGCCCATAACGGCAACCTGACCAATGCCGCAGAGCTGAAGCAGAACTTAGCCATGAGCGGCTCAGTGTTTCAATCAACTTCCGACAGTGAAATCATTATCAATCTGATTGCCCGTTATGGTCAAAGCACTATTGAAGAAGCTGTCATGAAGTGCATGATCGACCTGAAAGGGGCCTATTCCTTAGTGATAATGACAGAAGATAAACTCCTGGCGGTCAGAGATCCTTACGGAATTCGGCCTTTATGCCTGGGCCGGATGGGTGAGGCCTATGTGGTGGCTTCCGAGTCCTGTGCACTGGATACCATCGGTGCTTTGTTTCTGAGGGATGTAAGCCCCGGGGAGATTGTGATCATTGACAAAAACGGACTAACCTCAATTAAAACCATGGCGGCTGCACACCGGGCCCTGTGTTTTTTTGAATTTGTCTACTTAGCCCGTCCCGACAGCACTATTGACGGGGAGACTGTGACAAAAGTCCGCCAGGAAATGGGAAGGCAGCTGGCCAGGGAATGCCAGCTTGAGGCAGATATGGTGGTACCGGTGCCAGACTCAGGCACCGCTGCGGCAATGGGCTATGCCAAAGAATCCGGCATTCCCTTTACAGAAGGCTTAATGAAGAATCGCTATATCGGCCGGACTTTCATTCAACCCTCGCAAAAGATGCGGGATCTTGGGGTCAGACTGAAGTTAAACCCTATCCGCCAGGTTTTAAAGGGCCAGCGGGTGGTGTTAGTGGATGATTCGATCGTAAGGGGCACCACCAGCAAAAAGATTGTGGCCTTGATGCGGGACGCCGGAGTGAAAGAGGTGCACTTGCTGATCGCCTCGCCGCCGGTGAGACATCCTTGCTATTACGGCATCGACACCTCGGCCAGGGCGGAACTGATTGCGGCCCAGCACGAGCCGGCGGATATCACCAGGTTTATTGGTGCGGACTCCCTTCATTATTTAAGCCTTGCAGGCATGCTGGGAAGTGTTGCGCAAGACCAGGCCAATTTCTGTGTGGCCTGTTTCAGCGGCCGCTACCCTGTGGAAGTGCCGCGTAAAGTCTTGGAGGCTAAATTCTTCCTGGAGAAAGGTGACAGCTGTGACTAA
- the purE gene encoding 5-(carboxyamino)imidazole ribonucleotide mutase, whose protein sequence is MNPQVGIIMGSDSDLKVMQEAAMVLERFQVSFELTVVSAHRTPRRLYEYAASAASRGLKVVIAGAGGAAHLPGMVASLTELPVIGVPIQSAALSGLDSLYSIVQMPPGVPVATVAINGAQNAGLLAVQILAVGNPDLLIRMRQYKEELKDTVERKARSLEERGYAAYLKSLEGVAGHD, encoded by the coding sequence ATGAACCCCCAAGTTGGGATCATCATGGGCAGTGATTCTGATTTAAAAGTAATGCAGGAAGCGGCAATGGTCCTGGAACGCTTCCAAGTTTCTTTTGAACTCACTGTTGTCTCTGCTCACCGTACTCCCCGGCGCCTTTACGAATATGCCGCATCTGCCGCCAGCCGGGGTTTAAAAGTTGTGATCGCCGGGGCAGGGGGGGCCGCCCACCTGCCGGGGATGGTTGCTTCCCTGACTGAACTGCCGGTGATCGGAGTTCCGATTCAGTCGGCAGCGTTGAGCGGCTTGGATTCCCTTTATTCCATTGTCCAGATGCCGCCAGGGGTGCCGGTGGCTACAGTAGCCATCAACGGGGCCCAAAATGCCGGCCTCTTGGCTGTGCAAATCCTGGCAGTCGGCAATCCGGACCTGTTGATCAGGATGCGGCAGTATAAGGAAGAACTTAAAGATACGGTGGAAAGGAAGGCCCGTTCCCTGGAGGAAAGAGGGTATGCGGCTTACCTGAAATCCCTGGAAGGAGTTGCCGGGCATGATTGA
- a CDS encoding phosphoribosylformylglycinamidine cyclo-ligase, which translates to MTYAQAGVDIEAGNRAVELMRAAVHSTHRPGVLGGLGGFGGLFALDTAKYQEPVLVSGTDGVGTKLRIAIGMDRHDTIGIDAVAMCVNDILVQGAEPLFFLDYLAVGKLVPEKVATIVSGIAEGCRQAGCALIGGETAEMPGFYGPDEYDIAGFAVGIVEKKKIIDGSYIKEGDLLLGLASSGLHSNGFSLARKVLLEVAGLNLESVTPELGASLGETMLTPTRIYVASVLPLLSKYEIRGMAHITGGGLVENIPRILPAGLTAKIDPTSWPVPPIFRLIQELGQVEGLEMYRTFNMGIGLVLAVPPEQSGAIRQELAGVGEKVFEIGSIIRGNGGVELR; encoded by the coding sequence ATAACTTACGCTCAGGCCGGAGTAGATATTGAGGCTGGCAACAGGGCAGTGGAACTGATGCGGGCAGCGGTTCACTCCACCCACAGGCCCGGGGTGTTGGGCGGATTGGGGGGGTTTGGTGGCCTGTTTGCACTGGATACTGCTAAATATCAAGAGCCGGTTTTGGTTTCGGGTACCGATGGAGTAGGCACAAAACTACGGATTGCCATTGGCATGGATCGGCATGATACCATTGGTATTGATGCAGTGGCCATGTGTGTGAACGACATCCTGGTTCAGGGGGCAGAGCCCTTATTTTTTCTGGACTATCTGGCCGTTGGCAAACTTGTGCCTGAGAAGGTTGCCACCATTGTCAGCGGTATCGCTGAAGGCTGCCGGCAGGCAGGTTGCGCCCTGATCGGCGGAGAGACAGCGGAAATGCCAGGGTTTTACGGCCCTGATGAGTATGATATTGCAGGCTTTGCCGTGGGCATTGTTGAAAAGAAAAAAATAATCGACGGTTCCTACATTAAGGAAGGGGACCTTTTGCTGGGTCTGGCCAGCAGCGGCCTGCACAGCAACGGCTTTTCCCTGGCCCGGAAGGTCTTGTTAGAAGTGGCCGGCCTGAACCTGGAATCCGTTACCCCGGAGCTAGGGGCCTCCCTGGGGGAGACAATGCTTACCCCGACCCGGATTTATGTTGCCTCAGTGCTGCCCCTTTTAAGCAAATACGAGATCAGGGGCATGGCCCATATCACCGGCGGGGGATTGGTGGAAAACATTCCCCGCATCCTGCCTGCCGGGCTCACAGCAAAAATTGATCCCACCAGCTGGCCGGTGCCGCCAATTTTTCGGCTGATTCAAGAACTGGGTCAGGTTGAGGGCCTGGAGATGTATCGGACCTTCAATATGGGGATTGGCCTGGTGCTGGCAGTGCCGCCGGAACAGTCGGGTGCAATTCGCCAGGAGCTGGCGGGGGTTGGGGAAAAGGTCTTTGAAATTGGTTCAATAATCCGGGGCAATGGCGGGGTCGAACTCCGCTAA
- the purK gene encoding 5-(carboxyamino)imidazole ribonucleotide synthase has product MDPPFSLGIIGGGQLGKMMTVEAKKIGLHVSVLDPTPECPAGQVADVQYLADFHDENAIRELVMNVGVTTYEFEHIDSLALIRLADEGRLIFPAPRVLQVIQNKYAQKTTLLAAGIPVPEFRLVSTTDDIARAGKDFGFPLLLKSCTGGYDGKGNYLLTGENEIDQALAALRCTQLIAEAYVPFLAEISVIVARGRDGQIKSYPLSENIHQDNILRTTIVPARVSGKAAAKAQLIAEKVADIFEGIGVFCVEMFVAGNDEVLVNEVAPRPHNSGHYTIEACVTSQFAQHIRAISGLPLGDTRLLSPAVMVNLLGSEGSCGPAVLVGLERALALPGVQVHFYGKKTTAPKRKMGHLTVLAPGLDQALEIAAEAASFLKVVSVPEGGNSS; this is encoded by the coding sequence ATGGATCCTCCATTTTCTCTTGGGATTATTGGCGGCGGGCAATTGGGCAAAATGATGACGGTGGAGGCCAAAAAAATTGGCCTGCACGTATCGGTCTTGGACCCTACACCGGAATGCCCGGCGGGGCAGGTAGCTGATGTCCAGTATCTTGCTGACTTCCATGACGAAAACGCTATCCGGGAACTGGTTATGAATGTAGGCGTTACTACCTATGAATTTGAGCATATCGACAGCCTTGCGCTGATCCGCCTGGCGGATGAAGGCAGGCTGATTTTCCCTGCACCCCGCGTTTTGCAGGTTATTCAAAACAAATATGCCCAAAAAACAACACTTTTGGCTGCCGGCATCCCGGTGCCGGAATTCCGGTTGGTGTCCACGACCGACGATATCGCCAGAGCCGGGAAAGACTTCGGCTTTCCTTTGCTTTTAAAATCCTGTACCGGTGGCTATGACGGCAAAGGAAACTACTTGCTTACCGGCGAAAATGAGATCGACCAGGCACTTGCGGCTCTGCGCTGTACCCAATTAATTGCGGAAGCCTATGTTCCTTTTTTGGCGGAGATCTCTGTGATTGTGGCCCGGGGCCGGGATGGCCAAATTAAGAGCTATCCATTATCGGAAAATATCCACCAGGATAACATTCTTCGGACTACCATTGTGCCTGCCAGGGTTAGCGGCAAAGCTGCGGCCAAGGCCCAGCTGATAGCCGAAAAGGTGGCTGATATTTTCGAGGGCATTGGCGTATTCTGTGTGGAGATGTTTGTTGCCGGGAATGATGAAGTGCTAGTCAACGAAGTAGCTCCCAGGCCACATAATTCTGGTCATTATACCATCGAAGCCTGTGTTACATCTCAGTTTGCCCAGCATATCCGGGCAATCAGCGGCTTACCCCTTGGTGATACCCGGCTTTTATCCCCGGCAGTAATGGTCAACCTGTTAGGATCTGAAGGCTCTTGTGGACCTGCTGTTTTGGTTGGCTTAGAAAGAGCTTTGGCCTTGCCTGGAGTGCAGGTCCACTTCTACGGCAAAAAGACCACTGCTCCCAAGCGCAAGATGGGCCATTTGACCGTACTTGCTCCCGGGTTGGATCAAGCTCTTGAAATCGCAGCAGAAGCAGCCAGCTTCTTGAAAGTAGTTTCCGTTCCGGAAGGAGGTAATTCTTCATGA
- the purL gene encoding phosphoribosylformylglycinamidine synthase subunit PurL, whose translation MGLTLAEYQRIKDLLGREPNYLETGMFAVMWSEHCSYKHSKTTLRLFPTAGPVVIQGPGENAGVIDIGDGQAIVFKIESHNHPSAIEPFQGAATGVGGIVRDVFAMGARPIALLNSLRFGNLREGRVKYLMGGVVAGISFYGNCLGIPTVGGEVFFDESYGDNPLVNAMCVGIINKDQLAKGAAAGVGNTVMVVGTRTGRDGIHGATFASEELGEQSEDRRPAVQVGDPFMEKLLLEACLELIHQGLIVGMQDLGAAGLTSASCEMASRAGTGIELDVALVPRRETGMTAYEVMLSESQERMLLVPKPGSEQQVRDVLRKWDLEAAAIGKVTGDGIMRILDGGLVMAEVPAKALTDQAPVYHPVAEEPSYIRQAWAFDMASVPVPEDLNQALLQLMASPTIASKEWVYRQYDYKVQVNTVVTPGSDAAVLRLKGTNKGLAVTTDCNGRYCYLDPYTGGAIAVAEAARNLAVSGAKPLAVTDCLNFGNPEKPGIFWQFRQAVMGMSAACRVLATPVVSGNVSFYNETNGEPVFPTPVVGMVGLLPDISKRCTMGFKQAGDVVALLGETKAEIGGSEFLYALHGITAGKPPQLDLEREKAVQSCCLEAIHQGLVKSAHDLSEGGLAVALAECAVAGQVGAEIIVETQLAAHLFLFSESQSRIILSVDSAAVKSLAELAAKHQVPCQVMGVVGGERLVIKAQKAKVLVDLSLQEIEDKWRGAIPCLMA comes from the coding sequence ATGGGCCTCACCCTGGCGGAGTACCAGAGAATTAAAGACCTCCTGGGCAGGGAACCAAACTACCTGGAAACGGGCATGTTTGCGGTAATGTGGTCGGAACACTGCAGTTACAAGCATTCCAAAACAACTTTAAGACTTTTCCCTACTGCCGGACCTGTGGTGATCCAGGGGCCGGGAGAAAATGCAGGGGTAATAGATATTGGCGACGGCCAGGCGATAGTATTCAAGATCGAATCCCATAACCATCCGTCTGCCATTGAGCCCTTCCAGGGTGCTGCCACCGGGGTTGGGGGCATCGTCAGGGATGTCTTTGCCATGGGGGCCCGGCCAATCGCCTTGTTAAACTCTCTCCGTTTCGGCAATTTAAGGGAAGGCAGGGTCAAGTACCTGATGGGGGGAGTTGTCGCGGGGATTTCCTTTTACGGCAACTGTCTGGGCATTCCTACCGTTGGGGGAGAAGTGTTTTTTGATGAGAGCTATGGCGATAACCCTCTGGTTAACGCCATGTGTGTCGGAATTATCAACAAGGATCAGCTGGCCAAGGGTGCGGCGGCAGGCGTGGGCAACACCGTCATGGTGGTAGGGACCCGCACGGGCCGGGACGGTATTCACGGCGCCACTTTTGCCTCGGAAGAGCTGGGGGAGCAGTCGGAAGACCGCCGGCCTGCCGTCCAGGTAGGAGACCCCTTTATGGAGAAACTCCTGCTGGAGGCCTGTCTGGAGCTGATTCACCAGGGGTTGATCGTGGGGATGCAGGATTTGGGCGCCGCCGGTTTAACCAGTGCATCCTGTGAAATGGCCAGCCGGGCCGGAACAGGGATCGAACTGGATGTGGCCCTGGTTCCCCGGCGGGAAACTGGGATGACGGCTTATGAGGTGATGCTATCGGAATCTCAGGAGCGGATGCTCTTGGTGCCAAAGCCCGGCTCCGAGCAACAAGTCAGGGATGTTTTGCGGAAATGGGACCTGGAGGCGGCGGCAATCGGCAAAGTGACCGGTGACGGGATAATGCGAATTCTGGATGGCGGCCTGGTGATGGCCGAAGTCCCGGCGAAAGCCCTGACCGACCAGGCCCCTGTTTACCATCCGGTTGCGGAAGAGCCGTCTTATATCCGCCAGGCTTGGGCCTTCGATATGGCCTCAGTCCCGGTGCCGGAGGACCTGAACCAGGCCCTCTTGCAGCTGATGGCTTCTCCAACTATTGCCAGCAAAGAATGGGTTTACCGCCAGTATGACTATAAAGTACAGGTAAATACAGTGGTAACGCCTGGTTCCGATGCGGCTGTCCTGCGCTTGAAGGGCACAAACAAGGGCCTGGCCGTCACCACCGACTGCAACGGGCGCTACTGTTACCTTGACCCCTATACCGGCGGGGCGATTGCGGTGGCAGAGGCGGCGCGGAACCTGGCCGTAAGCGGTGCAAAACCCCTGGCCGTTACCGACTGCTTGAATTTTGGCAATCCGGAAAAGCCGGGGATCTTTTGGCAGTTCCGCCAGGCGGTAATGGGGATGAGCGCGGCCTGCCGGGTCTTGGCCACACCCGTCGTCAGCGGGAATGTAAGCTTTTATAACGAAACTAACGGTGAGCCAGTCTTTCCCACCCCGGTGGTCGGTATGGTGGGGCTCTTGCCTGATATATCAAAGCGATGCACCATGGGCTTTAAACAGGCGGGGGATGTGGTGGCGCTTCTGGGCGAAACCAAGGCCGAAATCGGCGGCAGCGAGTTTTTATACGCTTTACATGGCATTACTGCCGGTAAACCGCCCCAGCTGGATTTGGAGCGGGAAAAGGCGGTGCAGTCCTGCTGCCTGGAAGCCATCCACCAGGGGCTGGTTAAATCGGCCCATGACTTGAGCGAAGGGGGACTGGCCGTTGCTCTGGCCGAATGCGCGGTGGCCGGCCAGGTGGGGGCGGAAATAATTGTCGAGACCCAGTTGGCAGCGCACTTATTCTTGTTTAGCGAGTCCCAGTCACGAATTATCTTGTCAGTGGATTCCGCTGCTGTTAAGTCCTTGGCAGAGCTGGCGGCAAAACACCAGGTTCCCTGTCAGGTGATGGGAGTGGTTGGCGGCGAGCGGCTGGTGATCAAGGCCCAAAAAGCGAAGGTATTAGTTGATCTGTCCCTGCAGGAAATAGAGGACAAATGGCGGGGGGCGATTCCGTGCTTAATGGCCTAG
- the purQ gene encoding phosphoribosylformylglycinamidine synthase subunit PurQ produces MKFGVVVFPGSNCDADVKHVIGEVMGQPVDFIWHQTTSLQGYDCIVLPGGFSYGDYLRTGAIARFSPVMQAVERFANRGGLLLGICNGFQILLEAGLLPGAMQPNHSLQFRCMETFLKIENNQTPFTGAFAPGQVIKIPIAHGAGNYYADPATLAALEDGRQIVFRYCDQNGAVTPAANPNGSLGNIAGIINREGNVLGMMPHPERCAEEILGGVDGRLIFSSILKAWSAGSRCACGNSCGCRGERSGQS; encoded by the coding sequence ATGAAGTTCGGGGTGGTGGTTTTCCCTGGTTCCAATTGTGACGCGGATGTCAAACATGTGATCGGCGAGGTGATGGGGCAGCCGGTGGATTTTATCTGGCACCAAACCACCTCCCTGCAGGGTTATGACTGCATTGTGCTTCCCGGCGGCTTTTCTTACGGGGATTACCTGCGCACCGGCGCTATCGCCAGGTTTTCTCCGGTAATGCAGGCAGTGGAAAGGTTCGCTAATCGCGGCGGGCTTTTGCTTGGCATCTGCAACGGGTTTCAAATCCTTTTGGAGGCAGGCCTTTTGCCGGGGGCGATGCAGCCAAATCACAGCCTCCAGTTCAGATGTATGGAAACCTTTCTTAAAATAGAAAACAACCAGACACCTTTCACCGGTGCCTTTGCGCCCGGACAGGTGATCAAAATCCCAATTGCACATGGAGCCGGTAATTATTATGCCGATCCTGCCACCCTGGCCGCCTTGGAAGATGGGCGACAGATTGTCTTCCGCTACTGCGATCAAAACGGCGCAGTTACTCCCGCAGCAAATCCCAACGGTTCCCTGGGGAATATCGCCGGGATTATTAACCGGGAGGGGAATGTGCTGGGGATGATGCCGCACCCGGAAAGGTGCGCCGAGGAGATCCTGGGCGGAGTTGACGGAAGACTGATTTTCTCATCTATTTTAAAGGCTTGGTCAGCCGGAAGCCGGTGTGCCTGCGGCAATTCCTGCGGCTGCCGGGGAGAAAGGAGTGGCCAAAGTTGA
- a CDS encoding phosphoribosylglycinamide formyltransferase, translated as MKIGVLASGRGSNLQAIIDAIKEGRLPVTLKVVISDREDAPALNRARQAGISAVFINPKDFPGRVEYDLKVAEVLTENEVDLVVLAGYMRLISAEFLMRYPLRVVNIHPSLLPAFPGLNPQQQALAYGVKYSGCTVHFVDAGIDTGPVIAQAVVPVLEDDTEKTLSERILKEEHRLYPQVLAWIAAGRVLVAGRRVIVK; from the coding sequence ATGAAGATCGGGGTACTGGCCTCCGGACGGGGATCCAACTTACAGGCGATTATTGATGCCATAAAAGAGGGCCGTTTACCCGTCACCTTGAAGGTGGTAATCAGTGACCGGGAGGACGCCCCGGCTCTTAACAGGGCCAGGCAGGCGGGGATTTCTGCCGTATTTATAAACCCGAAGGATTTCCCTGGCCGGGTAGAGTATGATTTAAAAGTCGCTGAAGTTTTAACTGAAAACGAGGTAGATCTGGTAGTCCTGGCCGGTTACATGCGGTTAATTTCAGCCGAATTTTTAATGAGATATCCCTTGCGGGTAGTCAATATCCATCCCAGCCTTTTGCCTGCCTTTCCAGGATTAAACCCACAGCAACAGGCCTTGGCCTACGGTGTAAAATATTCCGGCTGCACCGTCCATTTTGTTGATGCGGGGATAGATACCGGCCCGGTCATCGCGCAAGCGGTGGTGCCGGTTTTGGAAGATGATACAGAAAAGACCTTGTCGGAGCGGATCCTGAAAGAGGAACACAGGCTGTACCCCCAAGTGCTAGCATGGATAGCTGCCGGACGGGTCCTGGTGGCAGGCCGGAGGGTAATAGTTAAATAG
- a CDS encoding phosphoribosylaminoimidazolesuccinocarboxamide synthase — MEKIALIYEGKAKKVFQTADPELVLVEFKNDATAFNGLKKGQIAGKGSCNNQISSILFQLLEENGIKTHFVKQVSETEMLVQKLNIILVEVVVRNLAAGSLVKRIGLVEGQELKPPVLEFYYKNDALGDPLINNDHVFALGLANPEQLAQISSLARQVNGVLQGFFLERDLLLVDFKLEFGMAGQELLLGDEISPDTCRLWDRATRKKLDKDRFRQDLGEVSEAYQEVLRRLTD; from the coding sequence ATGGAAAAAATCGCATTGATCTACGAGGGCAAGGCTAAAAAGGTTTTCCAGACCGCAGATCCAGAATTGGTCTTAGTCGAATTCAAAAACGATGCTACCGCTTTTAACGGCCTGAAAAAAGGGCAAATTGCCGGCAAGGGAAGCTGCAACAACCAGATTTCTTCCATCCTGTTTCAACTCCTGGAGGAAAATGGCATCAAGACCCATTTTGTAAAACAGGTATCCGAAACGGAAATGCTGGTGCAAAAGCTAAATATTATCCTGGTGGAAGTAGTGGTTCGCAACCTGGCGGCAGGCAGCCTGGTCAAGCGGATCGGGCTGGTCGAGGGCCAGGAGCTAAAGCCGCCGGTGCTGGAGTTTTACTATAAAAACGATGCTTTGGGGGACCCCCTGATTAACAATGACCATGTTTTTGCCCTGGGCTTGGCAAATCCTGAGCAACTGGCCCAGATCTCCAGCCTGGCCCGGCAAGTAAACGGGGTTTTACAGGGGTTTTTCCTGGAACGGGATCTTCTTTTGGTTGATTTTAAGCTGGAATTTGGCATGGCGGGACAGGAGCTTTTGTTGGGTGATGAAATATCGCCGGACACCTGCCGTTTGTGGGACAGGGCAACAAGGAAGAAGCTGGACAAGGACCGTTTTCGCCAGGATTTGGGGGAAGTTTCCGAAGCCTACCAGGAAGTTCTGCGCCGGCTGACTGACTAA